One genomic region from Leishmania panamensis strain MHOM/PA/94/PSC-1 chromosome 10 sequence encodes:
- a CDS encoding hypothetical protein (TriTrypDB/GeneDB-style sysID: LpmP.10.1060) has translation MTFFSSNPCDVFPPRRRGQSDGALRKELNARGAPRDSAIITKTELDIIRGMIDGRFLGSLGGTAATTAASRTHTGAAEEHRRRMQEFDAERTRNGAAPRTAEEIEQAQLRQLNLEKARLKLDEEYDEVKAMNRVIMEAKCVATREAQRLEKQKRVEEEAAYNRQMDALMAQEAERAQQVYLERERQRMEEQQRNAAMIKVQLHERDVERVRRLERHQQEQDAMSRHIELLQVEEKAEKLRRIEAARRLMEEAAIANAEQIALKKREREMLLEEERKMAEYIKQKEARDEAYAEEQARIRYEKEMEVARLRASQQRVQDKQAELEELRARRVQEAYIREERRKEKEAAERKNAMHADLQQARLAQVEERNRLKALEKAQEQEELDRMLAVQKISREQELERQARTRRLQEENSLALLKQMMEIEERRRRQRQEEIEEGNQIRKEARERQAALEAIRHRKLGELEELGVPEQYRRALLKVGK, from the coding sequence ATGACCTTCTTCAGCAGCAACCCCTGTGACGTCTTCCCGCCTCGCCGTCGGGGTCAGTCCGATGGGGCGTTGCGCAAGGAGCTAAACGCACGCGGCGCGCCCCGCGACTCCGCCATCATCACCAAGACCGAACTGGATATTATCCGCGGTATGATTGATGGCCGCTTCCTTGGCAGCCTcggcggcacggcagcgacCACGGCAgcctcacgcacgcacacggggGCCGCCGaggagcaccgccgccgcatgCAGGAGTTCGATGCGGAGCGGACCCGCAACGGTGCGGCGCCGCGGACGGCGGAGGAGAtcgagcaggcgcagctgcgccagttGAACCTGGAGAAGGCACGGCTGAAACTAGACGAGGAGTATGATGAGGTGAAGGCAATGAATCGCGTCATCATGGAGGCGAAATGTGTCGCCACTcgcgaggcgcagcgactGGAGAAACAAAAGCgcgtagaggaggaggcggcgtaCAACCGCCAGATGGACGCACTCatggcgcaggaggcggagagggcgcAACAGGTATACCTCGAGCGCGAGCGACAGCggatggaggagcagcagcgaaacGCCGCCATGATCAAGGTGCAGCTTCATGAGCGTGATGTGGAGCGGGTGCGCCGGCTGGAGCGGCatcagcaggagcaggaTGCCATGAGTCGCCACATAGAGCTCctgcaggtggaggagaaggcggaaaAGCTACGTCGTATCGAAGCGGCCCGACggctgatggaggaggccgcCATCGCGAATGCCGAGCAGATCGCCCTGAAGAAGCGCGAAAGGgagatgctgctggaggaggaacGGAAGATGGCGGAGTACATTAAGCAGAAAGAAGCACGCGATGAGGCCTACGCTGAGGAGCAAGCGCGTATTCGGTACgagaaggagatggaggtggcgcggCTACGTGCGAGCCAGCAGCGAGTGCAGGACAAgcaggcggagctggaggagttgCGCGCCCGTCGCGTGCAGGAGGCATACATTCGTGAGGAGCGtcgaaaggaaaaggaggcagcggagcggAAAAATGCCATGCATGCCGACCTTCAGCAGGCCCGCCTCGCCCAGGTAGAAGAGCGCAACCGCTTAAAGGCCTTAGAGAAGGCGCAGGAACAGGAGGAGCTTGACCGCATGCTGGCAGTGCAGAAAATCAGTCGTGAGCAGGAACTCGAGCGCCAGGCCCGCACTCGCCGCCTGCAGGAAGAGAATTCGCTAGCGTTACTGAAGCAGATGATGGAGATTGAGgagcgtcgccgtcgccagcggcaggaggagaTTGAGGAGGGCAACCAGATCCGCAAGGAGGCACGTGAGCGGCAGGCAGCCCTGGAGGCAATCCGTCACCGCAAGTTAGGCGAGCTGGAAGAGCTGGGCGTGCCGGAGCAGTATCGTCGGGCCCTCCTCAAGGTGGGCAAATGA
- a CDS encoding rab1 small GTP-binding protein, putative (TriTrypDB/GeneDB-style sysID: LpmP.10.1070) — protein MMSNPNTPGGDCDYIFKIIVIGDSGVGKSSLTVRLSEDVFYKDYASTIAIDFRMHQMSYMDKRVRLQIWDTAGQERFQSVATAFYRGANGVLLCFDLTHRPSFVHLEQWMDRVRQQALPGIPCLLVGCKSDEARSSRQVTCEEALAWAQQHNMAFIETSAKEKENVQTAFQQITSFIFEDMKERNGKAPGAGDNAAARAQSVHLDRQGSNKKESKCC, from the coding sequence ATGATGAGCAACCCCAATACCCCCGGCGGTGACTGCGACTACATCTTCAAGATCATCGTCATTGGTGACAGTGGTGTAGGCAAGTCCTCCTTGACTGTGCGCCTCTCCGAGGATGTCTTCTACAAGGACTACGCGtccaccatcgccatcgACTTCCGCATGCACCAAATGAGCTACATGGACAAGCGTGTCCGCCTTCAGATTTGGGACACGGCCGGCCAGGAGCGCTTCCAGTCCGTCGCCACGGCGTTCTACCGCGGCGCTAATGGCGTTCTGCTGTGCTTCGACCTTACCCACCGCCCGTCTTTTGTACATCTGGAGCAGTGGATGGATCGCGTGCGGCAACAGGCCCTGCCCGGTATCCCGTGTCTGCTGGTGGGGTGCAAAAGCGACGAGGCGCGCTCCAGCCGCCAGGTGACGTGCGAGGAGGCGCTAGCCTGGGCTCAGCAGCACAACATGGCATTCATCGAGACAAGcgcgaaggagaaagagaatgTTCAGACAGCCTTCCAGCAGATCACCAGCTTCATCTTCGAGGATATGAAGGAGCGTAACGGCAAGGCACCGGGGGCTGGCGACAACGCGGCTGCTCGCGCGCAGAGCGTCCACCTCGACCGCCAGGGGAGcaacaaaaaggaaagcaagTGCTGCTAG